The following are encoded together in the Phyllopteryx taeniolatus isolate TA_2022b chromosome 21, UOR_Ptae_1.2, whole genome shotgun sequence genome:
- the rnf5 gene encoding E3 ubiquitin-protein ligase RNF5 isoform X1, translating into MPEVRQTQRFSLVTAVGSSLVVHSRTTFLRVGPSCDGSVREPFSLARYLTMAAADPRSSSDGRPASRGGYPGGESSKDRDGSGGGNGEDDRDRGSFECNICFDSAKDAVISMCGHLFCWPCLHQWLETRPSRPQCPVCKASISRDKVIPLYGRGTSSQEDPRLKTPPRPQGQRTEPENRGGMFQGFSDTSFHMSFGIGAFPFGFFTTVFNGNDPFHRGDQYAGEAQGNGGDVNNGNYNWQDSLFLFVAIFFFFWLLSV; encoded by the exons ATGCCGGAAGTGCGTCAGACGCAGCGCTTTAGTTTAGTGACAGCCGTGGGCTCGTCGCTTGTGGTTCACAGCCGAACGACGTTCCTTCGGGTCGGGCCTTCGTGTGACGGCTCTGTGCGTGAACCCTTTTCACTCGCACGGTACCTTACTATGGCAGCCGCGGACCCCCGGTCGTCGAGTGACGGCCGACCGGCGAGCAGAGGCGGATACCCGGGCGGGGAGAGCAGCAAAGACCGCGACGGATCGGGCGGCGGCAACGGGGAAGATGATCGGGACCGAGGCAGCTTCGAGTGCAACATTTGTTTCGACAGTGCTAAGGACGCTGTCATCAGTATGTGCGGCCACTTGTTCTG ctgGCCTTGCCTCCATCAA TGGTTGGAGACGAGGCCCAGCAGACCCCAGTGTCCTGTGTGTAAAGCGAGCATCAGCAGAGACAAGGTCATCCCACTGTATGGACGAGGGACCTCCAGTCAAGAGGACCCCCG GTTGAAAACGCCTCCAAGGCCTCAGGGACAGAGAACTGAGCCAGAAAACAGAGGCGGG ATGTTCCAGGGTTTCAGCGACACCAGTTTTCACATGTCGTTTGGCATAGGCGCTTTCCCCTTCGGCTTCTTCACAACTGTCTTCAATGGCAATGACCCATTTCACAGAGGAG ACCAGTACGCAGGTGAAGCCCAAGGCAACGGTGGTGATGTCAACAACGGGAATTACAATTGGCAAGACTCCCTCTTCCTGTTCGtggccattttctttttcttctggctGCTGAGCGTGTGA
- the rnf5 gene encoding E3 ubiquitin-protein ligase RNF185 isoform X2, protein MPEVRQTQRFSLVTAVGSSLVVHSRTTFLRVGPSCDGSVREPFSLARYLTMAAADPRSSSDGRPASRGGYPGGESSKDRDGSGGGNGEDDRDRGSFECNICFDSAKDAVISMCGHLFCWPCLHQWLETRPSRPQCPVCKASISRDKVIPLYGRGTSSQEDPRLKTPPRPQGQRTEPENRGGTSTQVKPKATVVMSTTGITIGKTPSSCSWPFSFSSGC, encoded by the exons ATGCCGGAAGTGCGTCAGACGCAGCGCTTTAGTTTAGTGACAGCCGTGGGCTCGTCGCTTGTGGTTCACAGCCGAACGACGTTCCTTCGGGTCGGGCCTTCGTGTGACGGCTCTGTGCGTGAACCCTTTTCACTCGCACGGTACCTTACTATGGCAGCCGCGGACCCCCGGTCGTCGAGTGACGGCCGACCGGCGAGCAGAGGCGGATACCCGGGCGGGGAGAGCAGCAAAGACCGCGACGGATCGGGCGGCGGCAACGGGGAAGATGATCGGGACCGAGGCAGCTTCGAGTGCAACATTTGTTTCGACAGTGCTAAGGACGCTGTCATCAGTATGTGCGGCCACTTGTTCTG ctgGCCTTGCCTCCATCAA TGGTTGGAGACGAGGCCCAGCAGACCCCAGTGTCCTGTGTGTAAAGCGAGCATCAGCAGAGACAAGGTCATCCCACTGTATGGACGAGGGACCTCCAGTCAAGAGGACCCCCG GTTGAAAACGCCTCCAAGGCCTCAGGGACAGAGAACTGAGCCAGAAAACAGAGGCGGG ACCAGTACGCAGGTGAAGCCCAAGGCAACGGTGGTGATGTCAACAACGGGAATTACAATTGGCAAGACTCCCTCTTCCTGTTCGtggccattttctttttcttctggctGCTGA
- the utp23 gene encoding rRNA-processing protein UTP23 homolog — MKIKRQKQAKKTLSFYKYNFNFREPHQILIDGTFCQAALKNKIQIKEQMPKYLMGEVQLCTTNCALKELDTLEKELYGAKLILQRYQVRKCQHFKNPVPASQCLLSMLEDTNPHHYFVATQDFKLTTGLKKIPGVPLLYIILNTMVLEKPSQSSLDQVQAAQLGGLMSPAQQQRLCSMKEDQGIAQKGGERRGKKRKRKQHNPNPLSCLKKKKKKSGPTPPLKKTEQAHKRTRSRHKKRATPGEDHVSTSSVQKPSNRLE, encoded by the exons ATGAAGATCAAGCGACAGAAACAAGCCAAGAAAACATTATCCttttacaaatacaattttaacttCAGGGAACCCCATCAGATTCTTATTGATGGAACTTTCTGTCAAGCGGCATTGAAGAACAAGATTCAAATCAAGGAGCAAATGCCGAAGTATCTTATGGGCGAGGTACAGCTTTGCACCACCAA ctgCGCTCTGAAAGAACTGGACACACTGGAAAAAGAGCTCTATGGGGCCAAACTCATTTTGCAGCGGTATCAAGTGAGGAAATGTCAGCATTTCAAGAACCCCGTTCCTGCGTCGCAGTGTCTGCTTTCTATGCTGGAGGACACAAACCCGCATCACTACTTTGTTGCCACGCAG GACTTCAAGCTGACAACAGGTCTTAAGAAGATCCCAGGCGTACCTCTGCTGTACATCATCCTCAACACGATGGTGCTGGAAAAACCCAGCCAGTCGTCGCTCGACCAGGTCCAGGCCGCCCAGCTGGGCGGGCTCATGAGCCCGGCACAGCAGCAGAGACTTTGCAGCATGAAAGAGGATCAGGGCATCGCCCAGAAAGGCGGGGAGAGACggggaaagaagaggaagaggaaacaGCACAATCCAAACCCCCTCAGCTgcctcaagaagaagaagaagaaaagcggGCCGACACCGCCGCTTAAAAAAACTGAGCAAGCTCACAAGAGGACTCGGAGCAGACACAAGAAACGTGCAACACCAGGAGAAGATCATGTTTCCACTTCCTCGGTTCAAAAGCCATCAAATCGACTCGAGTGA